Proteins found in one Stutzerimonas stutzeri genomic segment:
- the tssM gene encoding type VI secretion system membrane subunit TssM, which yields MKDFFGKLAVFFRKTWVWSLCVLLFLALLVWFIGPLLAVDDYKFWESTTSRLLTIAGLCLAWGLLMVFVSWRSTRRKQAEASDEEAQERLRREGLISEEQAILRQRHRDALRTLKSSSLYRGRSEKWRNDLPWYLLLGPQGSGKTSLLDFSGLDFPLNRGENQRLTKDVSGTRYADWYFADHAVLIDTAGRYLTQSDAAVDAKAWDTLLGLLRRRRARPLNGVLVNIPVESLLQASEIELETLARQSRQRLHEIHQRLGADVPVYLVLSKADQILGFDEFFDQLSREESEQVLGASFRKEQNGTDTNVIRAEFEELLRRLNSQVILRMHQERDTQRRGRILDFPHQLGQIGERLCLFVELAFSGNRYQRASQLRGFYLTSAPQLEGALDPLTSGIGRNLGLATGTLPSFRSGRARFITHLLSRVIFPEADLAGLDQKEVRRIDWGQRALYAASFACLALFGALWAQGFSSNHARLEQLRSLAELISDEHQGIDAQDGALRTLKALDASYAATQAFPEKGEVSYLQRGGLYQGEHVDPTLHQAYRRELESLLLPRVARQLETQIRANLGDRERLLGSLRAYLMLNLPERRDDGFLEQWLAADWSLRYAGNAVAQNGLNTHFERLLAEDFAPYALNDRLVAEARQVLRSESLATVVYRMLRDQARNLPDYRFSQRLGPQGALFAGSDYAIPGFYTQRGYQSFYVAQGSDLVREILRDNWVLGEGDSLSLKDLSRLMVEMEQLYFRDYANYWGEAVAQLNLEPIAGAAQGSALLGGLTAANSPLLQLLAEIRDNTRFNGAADAASDAAEAADALGEATPKLGKAARLASAAAEQTQAALAKNLPDTARKTLERRFEPLHRLLDENGGASGELIPTLQALDALQLQLTGLAHASAPEQAAFELAKARMSGQRDAINGLRTAAARLPQPIGNWLGLLAEDSWTLVLNDAYQYLNQRYQGELYAFYKGSLRQRYPFSANSESDVAIADFREFFRAQGVADGFFDRYLKPFVSATASGYQLRRVEGRGLPLSREFLGQMRHAQTIRLSFFAENPNEPQIRFKLEPYSLDSSLGRADFRFGDQHLEYRHGPILQTAFTWPAEAEQGRTNLVVEELGGRRIGIEKNTGPWSLFRLLDLMQVDYHSGRDVLMLKADLDGRHANFLLHSQRSPNPFDIALLRDFKLPATL from the coding sequence ATGAAGGATTTTTTCGGCAAGCTTGCCGTGTTCTTTCGCAAGACCTGGGTATGGAGCCTGTGCGTCTTGCTGTTTCTTGCCCTGCTGGTGTGGTTCATCGGCCCGCTGTTGGCCGTGGACGACTACAAGTTCTGGGAATCGACCACCAGCCGCCTGCTGACCATTGCCGGGCTGTGCCTGGCATGGGGTCTGCTGATGGTGTTTGTCAGCTGGCGCAGCACGCGCCGGAAACAGGCCGAAGCCAGCGACGAAGAAGCCCAGGAGCGGCTGCGCCGCGAAGGCCTGATCAGTGAGGAGCAGGCCATCCTGCGCCAGCGCCACCGCGATGCGCTGCGCACCCTGAAAAGCTCGAGCCTATACCGCGGGCGCAGCGAAAAGTGGCGCAACGACCTGCCATGGTATTTGCTGCTCGGCCCTCAGGGCAGCGGAAAGACCTCCCTGCTGGATTTCTCCGGTCTGGACTTCCCGCTCAACCGCGGTGAGAACCAGCGCCTGACCAAGGACGTCTCCGGCACCCGCTACGCCGACTGGTATTTCGCCGACCATGCCGTGCTGATCGACACCGCCGGGCGCTATCTGACGCAGTCCGATGCCGCGGTTGACGCCAAGGCCTGGGACACCCTGCTCGGCCTGTTGCGCCGGCGCCGTGCACGGCCACTCAACGGTGTTCTGGTCAACATCCCGGTCGAATCCCTGCTGCAAGCCAGCGAGATCGAGCTCGAAACACTGGCACGCCAGAGCCGCCAACGCCTGCACGAGATCCACCAGCGCCTGGGGGCGGATGTCCCCGTCTATCTGGTGCTGAGCAAGGCGGACCAGATACTCGGTTTCGATGAGTTCTTCGACCAGCTCTCGCGCGAGGAAAGCGAGCAGGTGCTCGGCGCCAGCTTCCGCAAGGAGCAGAACGGGACCGACACCAACGTGATCCGCGCGGAGTTCGAGGAGCTGCTACGCCGCTTGAACAGCCAGGTCATCCTGCGCATGCATCAGGAGCGCGACACCCAGCGCCGCGGCCGCATCCTCGACTTCCCGCATCAGCTTGGCCAAATTGGCGAGCGCCTGTGCCTGTTCGTCGAACTGGCATTCTCCGGCAACCGCTACCAGCGGGCCAGCCAGCTACGCGGCTTCTATCTGACCAGCGCTCCCCAACTGGAAGGAGCACTCGATCCGCTGACCAGCGGCATCGGCCGCAACCTGGGGCTTGCCACGGGCACGCTGCCGAGCTTTCGCAGCGGCCGGGCACGCTTCATTACCCACCTGCTCAGCCGCGTGATCTTCCCCGAGGCCGACCTGGCCGGCCTCGACCAGAAGGAGGTCCGCCGCATCGACTGGGGCCAGCGTGCGCTCTATGCCGCCAGTTTCGCCTGCCTGGCGCTGTTCGGCGCGCTCTGGGCACAGGGTTTTTCCAGCAACCATGCGCGCCTCGAGCAATTGCGCAGCCTCGCCGAGCTGATCAGCGACGAACACCAGGGGATCGACGCGCAGGACGGTGCCTTGCGCACGCTCAAGGCACTGGATGCCAGCTATGCGGCCACCCAGGCATTCCCAGAAAAAGGCGAGGTGTCCTACCTGCAACGGGGCGGGTTGTATCAGGGTGAACATGTCGATCCGACCCTCCACCAGGCGTACCGCCGCGAACTCGAAAGCCTGCTGCTACCGCGTGTCGCTCGCCAGCTCGAAACTCAGATTCGCGCCAACCTCGGCGACCGCGAGCGCCTGCTCGGCAGCCTGCGTGCCTATCTCATGCTCAACCTGCCGGAGCGCCGCGACGATGGCTTCCTCGAGCAATGGCTGGCCGCCGACTGGTCGCTGCGCTACGCCGGCAATGCCGTTGCGCAAAACGGGCTGAACACGCATTTCGAACGCCTGCTGGCGGAGGACTTCGCGCCCTACGCGCTCAACGACAGGCTGGTCGCCGAGGCCCGCCAGGTCCTGCGCAGCGAATCGCTCGCCACTGTCGTGTACCGCATGTTGCGCGACCAGGCGCGCAACCTGCCCGACTACCGCTTCAGCCAGCGCCTCGGCCCACAAGGTGCACTCTTTGCCGGCAGCGACTACGCCATTCCCGGCTTCTATACCCAGCGCGGCTACCAGAGTTTCTATGTCGCCCAGGGCAGCGATCTGGTCCGCGAAATCCTGCGTGACAACTGGGTGCTGGGCGAAGGCGACAGCCTCAGCCTGAAGGACCTGAGCCGCCTGATGGTGGAAATGGAACAACTATATTTCCGCGATTACGCCAATTACTGGGGCGAGGCGGTGGCGCAGCTGAACCTGGAGCCGATCGCCGGCGCCGCGCAAGGCTCGGCCTTGCTCGGTGGCCTCACGGCGGCCAACTCACCGTTGCTGCAACTGCTGGCTGAAATCCGCGACAACACTCGCTTCAACGGTGCGGCCGACGCCGCGAGTGACGCGGCCGAAGCTGCCGATGCGCTGGGTGAAGCGACGCCCAAGCTCGGCAAGGCGGCGCGGCTCGCCTCGGCGGCCGCCGAGCAGACCCAGGCGGCGTTGGCCAAGAATCTCCCGGATACGGCACGTAAAACCCTGGAACGCCGCTTCGAACCCCTGCATCGGCTGCTCGATGAGAACGGCGGAGCCAGTGGCGAGCTGATCCCGACCTTGCAGGCGCTCGACGCGCTGCAGCTTCAGCTCACCGGCCTGGCCCACGCCAGCGCACCGGAACAGGCGGCGTTCGAGCTGGCCAAGGCGCGGATGAGCGGCCAGCGCGACGCCATCAACGGGCTGCGCACCGCTGCCGCCCGCTTGCCGCAGCCGATCGGCAACTGGCTCGGCCTGCTGGCCGAGGACAGCTGGACGCTGGTGTTGAACGATGCCTACCAGTACCTCAACCAGCGCTACCAGGGCGAGTTGTACGCCTTCTACAAGGGCTCGCTGCGCCAGCGCTATCCGTTCAGCGCCAACAGCGAGAGCGACGTGGCCATCGCCGACTTTCGCGAGTTCTTCAGGGCCCAGGGCGTGGCGGACGGCTTCTTCGATCGCTACCTCAAGCCCTTCGTCAGTGCTACCGCCAGCGGCTACCAGCTGCGCCGCGTAGAGGGTCGAGGGCTGCCCCTGTCACGCGAATTCCTCGGGCAGATGCGCCACGCCCAGACGATCCGCCTCAGCTTCTTTGCCGAGAACCCGAACGAGCCGCAAATCCGCTTCAAGCTCGAGCCCTATTCGCTGGACTCGAGCCTGGGCCGCGCCGACTTCCGCTTCGGCGACCAGCACCTGGAGTACCGCCACGGCCCGATCCTGCAGACCGCCTTCACGTGGCCAGCGGAAGCCGAGCAGGGTCGCACCAACCTGGTGGTCGAGGAGCTTGGCGGTCGCCGCATCGGCATCGAGAAAAACACCGGCCCGTGGTCGCTGTTCCGCCTGCTGGATCTGATGCAGGTCGACTACCACAGCGGCCGCGACGTGCTGATGCTCAAGGCAGACCTCGACGGCCGCCACGCCAACTTCCTGCTGCACAGCCAGCGTTCGCCCAACCCGTTCGACATCGCGCTGCTGCGTGACTTCAAGCTTCCGGCGACGCTGTGA
- a CDS encoding PP2C family protein-serine/threonine phosphatase: MVTTRPAYPWRSAARTDTGKVRARNEDALLDTPEKGLWAVADGMGGHQNGALASRLIVEHLAELPEGGLPNRLVALRQCLHALNRRLGHELTVTAEQPDPVIGSTVVALLIDDTRAACVWAGDSRCYLWRAGRLYQLSRDHSLMQQLIDEKSLSPEEAARHPSAHALTRAIGASEQLALDILEFDVHPGDTLLLCSDGLYQSLSPDDLGAALNAPSPGLVLQRLFDAAMGGPARDNLSAVVIRR; this comes from the coding sequence ATGGTGACGACACGCCCGGCCTACCCCTGGCGCAGCGCGGCACGGACCGACACCGGCAAGGTCCGCGCCCGCAATGAAGATGCGCTTCTCGATACGCCCGAAAAAGGACTCTGGGCGGTCGCCGACGGCATGGGTGGCCACCAGAACGGGGCGCTGGCCAGCCGCCTGATTGTCGAGCACCTGGCCGAACTGCCGGAAGGCGGCTTGCCGAACCGGCTGGTCGCGCTGCGTCAGTGCCTCCATGCGCTCAACCGGCGGCTGGGACACGAACTGACGGTGACCGCCGAGCAGCCCGATCCGGTCATCGGCAGTACCGTGGTCGCGCTGCTCATCGACGATACCCGCGCCGCGTGCGTCTGGGCTGGCGACAGCCGCTGCTATCTGTGGCGCGCCGGGCGGCTCTACCAGCTCTCGCGAGACCATTCGCTGATGCAACAACTGATCGATGAAAAGTCGCTCAGCCCAGAAGAGGCAGCGCGCCACCCATCAGCCCACGCACTGACCCGCGCGATCGGCGCCAGCGAACAACTGGCGCTGGATATCCTCGAGTTCGACGTACACCCCGGCGATACCTTGCTGCTGTGCAGCGACGGGCTCTACCAAAGCCTGTCGCCGGACGACCTGGGCGCCGCGCTCAATGCGCCGTCTCCCGGCCTGGTTCTCCAGCGACTGTTCGATGCCGCGATGGGCGGACCGGCGCGCGATAACCTCAGCGCTGTGGTGATCCGCCGATGA
- the tssI gene encoding type VI secretion system tip protein TssI/VgrG translates to MFNAANQPQFTLTFDDTQIGQDLQVLAFTGQEAISQPYRFDLELVSERSDLELQGLLHQPAFLSLSPNGAGVHGLVHAVAQGESGKRLTRYRLTLVPQLAYLAHRINQRIFQHLSVPQIIARVLGDAGTQADAYRFRLGPYRYPERDYCTQYDETDLHFIQRLCEEEGLHYHFEHSQDGHLLVFGDDQTSFPRLGQPTAYLQDSGMVADEPVIKRFSVRLETRTTRVSRRDYDFEQPRLVMEAAHNGQTQAASQPELEDYDYPGRFTDRAHGKHLASHALERHRADFRLAEGRSDQPSLTSGYLLEMSDHPRHEWNQLWLLTGVRHEGKQPQVLEESTTSSIRPQDGFTQGYRNHFTAMPWDVPFRPALRHPKPKVLGSQTAVVTGPTGEEIHCDEYGRVKVQFFWDREGQSDDKTSSWLRVSSSWAGDRYGGIAIPRVGMEVLVTFLEGDPDQPLVTGCLYHAAHVVPYDLPANKTRSVFKTLSSPGGGGYNELRIEDRKGAEQIYLHAQRDWDENIEHDQKISVGHERHDTVEANSYSEFRAEEHLIVVGDRKVEIKPDDHLTIAQAQHITLGTAQLTKAGREIHLKAGQKMVIEAGIELTLKAGGSFIKLDPGGITLSGPLARINAGGSPGKGSGIKIKSPVLPGIADSGQAGNLLEQALGNGSSESKQPKRMFSFSG, encoded by the coding sequence ATGTTCAACGCGGCCAACCAACCCCAGTTCACCCTGACATTCGACGACACGCAGATCGGGCAAGACCTGCAGGTGCTCGCCTTTACCGGCCAGGAAGCCATCAGCCAGCCCTACCGCTTCGACCTTGAGCTGGTCAGCGAGCGATCCGATCTCGAGTTGCAGGGTCTGCTGCACCAGCCCGCCTTTCTCTCGCTGTCGCCGAATGGAGCGGGCGTCCACGGTCTTGTTCACGCCGTCGCCCAAGGCGAATCCGGCAAGCGCCTGACCCGCTATCGGCTGACATTGGTGCCACAGCTGGCTTATCTGGCGCACCGCATCAATCAGCGCATCTTCCAGCACCTCAGCGTGCCCCAGATCATCGCCCGTGTGCTCGGAGATGCCGGCACCCAGGCCGATGCCTACCGTTTCCGGCTCGGTCCCTACCGCTACCCCGAGCGCGACTATTGCACCCAGTACGACGAAACCGACCTGCACTTCATCCAGCGCCTGTGCGAAGAGGAAGGGCTCCACTACCACTTCGAACACAGTCAGGACGGCCATTTGCTGGTGTTCGGTGACGACCAGACCAGCTTCCCCCGCCTCGGCCAGCCGACAGCCTATCTGCAGGACAGCGGGATGGTCGCCGATGAGCCCGTCATCAAGCGCTTTTCCGTGCGTCTGGAAACGCGCACCACCCGCGTCAGCCGCCGCGACTACGACTTCGAGCAACCTCGCCTGGTAATGGAAGCCGCCCACAACGGCCAGACCCAGGCGGCATCGCAACCGGAGCTGGAGGACTACGACTACCCTGGCCGCTTCACCGACCGCGCGCATGGCAAGCACCTCGCCAGCCACGCCCTCGAGCGCCACCGCGCCGACTTCCGTCTGGCCGAAGGCCGTAGCGATCAGCCCAGCCTGACCAGCGGCTATCTGCTGGAAATGTCTGACCACCCACGGCACGAGTGGAACCAGCTCTGGCTGCTGACTGGCGTACGCCACGAGGGCAAACAGCCGCAGGTGCTGGAAGAGTCGACTACCAGCAGCATCCGGCCACAAGACGGCTTTACGCAGGGCTATCGCAACCACTTCACGGCCATGCCGTGGGACGTCCCCTTCCGCCCCGCCCTGCGCCACCCTAAACCAAAGGTACTCGGCAGCCAGACCGCCGTGGTCACCGGCCCCACCGGTGAAGAGATCCACTGCGACGAGTACGGTCGCGTAAAGGTCCAGTTTTTCTGGGATCGAGAGGGTCAATCCGACGACAAGACCAGCAGCTGGCTGCGCGTCAGCTCCAGCTGGGCCGGCGACCGCTACGGCGGCATCGCCATTCCGCGAGTCGGCATGGAAGTACTGGTCACCTTCCTCGAAGGCGACCCCGACCAGCCCCTTGTGACCGGCTGCCTGTATCACGCCGCACATGTCGTGCCCTACGACCTGCCGGCGAACAAGACCCGCTCCGTATTCAAGACCCTCAGCTCGCCCGGCGGTGGTGGCTACAACGAACTGCGCATCGAGGATCGCAAGGGCGCCGAACAGATCTACCTCCACGCCCAGCGCGACTGGGACGAGAACATCGAGCACGACCAGAAGATCAGCGTCGGCCACGAGCGACACGACACCGTCGAGGCCAACAGCTACAGCGAATTCCGCGCCGAGGAACATCTGATCGTCGTTGGCGATCGCAAGGTCGAGATCAAACCGGACGATCACCTGACCATCGCCCAGGCCCAGCACATCACGCTCGGCACGGCCCAGCTGACCAAGGCCGGCCGCGAAATTCACCTGAAGGCCGGGCAAAAAATGGTCATCGAAGCCGGCATCGAACTGACCCTCAAGGCCGGCGGCAGCTTTATCAAACTCGACCCGGGCGGCATCACCCTTTCAGGCCCGCTGGCCAGGATCAATGCCGGCGGCTCACCGGGCAAAGGCTCGGGTATCAAGATCAAGTCACCGGTGCTTCCGGGAATCGCGGACAGCGGCCAGGCGGGGAACTTGTTGGAGCAGGCGCTGGGTAATGGGTCCTCAGAATCCAAGCAGCCCAAACGAATGTTCAGCTTCTCGGGCTGA
- a CDS encoding serine/threonine-protein kinase, which yields MNEPLRAEPSADLTYFAFAATAASPAAKPQAQIPPGASELPQVLAGRYRIERLLGVGGMGAVYRARDLLREQFGDPEPYVALKTLSDEFAEYPDAHALLYGEFALTARLSHRHVVRLFGFDVDTASERAFITLELLKGPTLDQLLVENPQGLAWPALRDIAVPLLQAVEYSHSRGVIHGDLKPSNVILADDGLRLFDYGLGQPIDGLLENLPRLSRNRFKAWTTRYAAPELLEGEEPTAASDLYALGCLLFELASGHHPYRRLSAKQARAMALDQELRRPPRFPAHGWPALRSALAFDPEARSASLSPLLDALLNPAPSRLQRWLGRAHG from the coding sequence ATGAACGAGCCGCTGCGCGCCGAGCCGAGTGCGGACCTCACTTATTTCGCCTTCGCCGCGACAGCAGCCAGCCCGGCCGCCAAGCCGCAGGCGCAGATACCGCCAGGGGCAAGCGAACTGCCACAGGTGTTGGCGGGCCGCTACCGGATCGAACGGTTGCTGGGCGTGGGCGGCATGGGCGCCGTCTATCGGGCCAGGGACCTGCTGCGTGAGCAGTTCGGCGATCCGGAACCCTACGTGGCGCTCAAGACCTTGAGTGACGAGTTCGCCGAATACCCCGACGCCCACGCGTTGCTCTACGGCGAATTCGCGCTGACGGCACGGCTCAGCCATCGGCATGTCGTTCGGTTGTTCGGTTTTGACGTCGATACTGCCAGCGAGCGCGCTTTCATCACCCTGGAGCTGCTCAAGGGGCCAACGCTCGACCAGCTCCTCGTCGAAAACCCGCAAGGCCTCGCCTGGCCGGCCTTACGGGACATCGCCGTGCCATTGCTTCAGGCCGTGGAGTACTCCCATAGCCGCGGCGTGATCCACGGCGACCTCAAGCCGAGCAACGTGATCCTCGCCGATGACGGCCTGCGCCTGTTCGACTACGGCCTTGGCCAGCCCATCGACGGGCTGCTGGAAAACCTGCCGCGCCTGTCGCGCAATCGCTTCAAGGCATGGACGACGCGCTACGCCGCGCCTGAGCTGCTCGAGGGCGAAGAGCCTACGGCGGCGAGCGATCTCTACGCGCTTGGCTGCCTGTTGTTCGAGCTCGCGTCGGGTCACCACCCATATCGCCGCCTCAGTGCCAAGCAGGCCCGTGCGATGGCGCTGGACCAGGAGCTGCGCCGCCCACCCCGTTTTCCCGCGCACGGCTGGCCCGCGCTGCGATCCGCCCTCGCCTTCGATCCCGAGGCACGTTCCGCAAGCCTGAGCCCCCTGCTGGACGCCCTTCTCAACCCAGCGCCGAGCCGCCTGCAGCGCTGGCTCGGGCGCGCCCATGGATGA